The following proteins are co-located in the Dietzia timorensis genome:
- the rplK gene encoding 50S ribosomal protein L11, translated as MPPKKKKVSGLIKLQIQAGAANPAPPVGPALGAHGVNIMEFCKAYNAATENQRGNVVPVEITVYEDRSFDFKLKTPPAAKLLLKAAGIQKGSGTPHSSKVGKVSMDQVKEIAQTKMEDLNANDIDSAAKIVAGTARSMGITVD; from the coding sequence ATGCCTCCCAAGAAGAAGAAGGTCTCAGGCCTCATCAAGCTGCAGATCCAGGCCGGTGCGGCCAACCCCGCACCGCCGGTTGGCCCGGCACTCGGTGCCCACGGCGTCAACATCATGGAGTTCTGCAAGGCGTACAACGCCGCCACCGAGAACCAGCGCGGCAACGTCGTGCCCGTCGAGATCACGGTCTACGAAGACCGTTCGTTCGACTTCAAGCTCAAGACGCCCCCGGCTGCGAAGCTCCTGCTCAAGGCCGCCGGCATCCAGAAGGGCTCCGGCACGCCGCACAGCTCCAAGGTCGGCAAGGTCTCCATGGATCAGGTCAAGGAAATCGCCCAGACCAAGATGGAAGATCTCAACGCCAACGACATCGATTCCGCCGCGAAGATCGTCGCCGGAACCGCACGGTCGATGGGCATCACCGTCGACTAG
- the rplA gene encoding 50S ribosomal protein L1: MSKNSKAFKAAAEKVDRDKLYTPLEAMELAKDTSSTKTDATVEVAMRLGVDSRKADQMVRGTVNLPHGTGKTARVIVFAAGEKANEALAAGADEVGAEDLIEKIQGGWLDFDAAIATPDQMAKVGRVARVLGPRGLMPNPKTGTVTMDVTKAVNDIKGGKVNFRTDKANNLHLIVGKASFSAKALTENYAAVMDEVMRLKPSAAKGRYVKKISVSTTFGPGIPVDHSITSKIGSGEDAAE, encoded by the coding sequence ATGAGCAAGAACAGCAAGGCCTTCAAGGCCGCTGCCGAAAAGGTCGACCGCGACAAGCTGTACACGCCTCTGGAGGCCATGGAATTGGCCAAGGACACCTCCTCGACCAAGACGGACGCCACCGTCGAGGTCGCCATGCGTCTTGGCGTCGACTCCCGCAAGGCCGATCAGATGGTCCGCGGTACCGTGAATCTTCCGCACGGCACCGGTAAGACCGCTCGCGTGATCGTGTTCGCCGCCGGCGAGAAGGCCAACGAGGCCCTCGCCGCAGGCGCGGACGAGGTCGGCGCCGAGGATCTGATCGAGAAGATCCAGGGCGGCTGGCTCGACTTCGACGCCGCGATCGCGACCCCGGACCAGATGGCCAAGGTCGGCCGCGTTGCCCGCGTGCTCGGCCCCCGTGGCCTCATGCCGAACCCGAAGACCGGCACGGTCACCATGGACGTGACGAAGGCCGTCAACGACATCAAGGGCGGCAAGGTCAACTTCCGTACCGATAAGGCCAACAACCTGCACCTCATCGTCGGCAAGGCGTCCTTCTCTGCGAAGGCGCTCACCGAGAACTACGCCGCCGTGATGGACGAGGTCATGCGTCTCAAGCCGTCCGCAGCCAAGGGTCGCTACGTCAAGAAGATCTCGGTCTCGACGACCTTCGGTCCGGGTATTCCGGTCGACCACTCGATCACCTCGAAGATCGGCTCCGGCGAGGACGCCGCAGAGTAA